A genome region from Jeongeupia sp. HS-3 includes the following:
- a CDS encoding YgiQ family radical SAM protein — translation MNSVPTPIFDYAPQRRAKPAPFLPMSRAEMAALGWDECDIILVTGDCYIDHPSFGMALVGRLLEAQGFRVGIIAQPEWDSAEPYKTLGKPRLFFGITAGNMDSMINRYTADKRPRSDDAYTPDAVAGRRPDRAVTVYSQRCREAFPGVQIMVGSIEASLRRIAQYDYWSDKVRQSAIVYAKADILLYGNAERALVEVAHRANAGEKLKDMRDIRGTAFMSSHGWMPARDWAVLDSTTVDTPGRVEAHPDPYAMEEEKQAGAACETGAAPDAPKPIRLVSKAERLAAKQAERQKTVVRIPAYEAVAHDPVLYAHASRTLHLESNPGNARALVQQHGERDVWMNAPPVPLTTPEMDYVYGLQYARNPHPSYGKAHIPAWEMIRFSINIMRGCFGGCTFCSITEHEGRIIQSRSEKSILTEIEEIRDKTDGFKGHISDLGGPTANMYRLACKDEKIEQSCRRLSCVYPGICENLNTDHSHLIQLYRKARAIPGVKKITIGSGLRYDIAVESPEYIKELVTHHVSGYLKIAPEHTEDAPLSKMMKPGIGAFENFKRLFEKYSKEAGKQQYLIPYFIAAHPGTADEDMLNLALWLKKNNFKPDQVQAFTPTPMALATTMWHTRRNPLKKLGRSSEKVDVIRDGYRRKLHKAFLRFHDPENWPILREALINMGRADLIGNAPQHLIPREAPGERRSHAAPRGSQPVAQVAAKPRVPAGQRKIVLPGQGKGKKTSGKARSGR, via the coding sequence ATGAATTCCGTTCCAACACCGATTTTCGATTACGCACCGCAGCGCCGCGCCAAGCCGGCGCCTTTCCTGCCGATGAGCCGCGCCGAGATGGCCGCGCTCGGCTGGGACGAGTGCGACATCATTCTGGTGACCGGCGACTGCTATATCGATCATCCGAGCTTTGGCATGGCGCTGGTCGGCCGGCTGCTCGAGGCGCAGGGCTTCAGGGTCGGCATCATCGCCCAGCCCGAGTGGGACAGCGCCGAGCCGTACAAGACGCTGGGCAAGCCAAGGCTGTTTTTCGGCATTACCGCCGGCAATATGGATTCGATGATCAACCGTTACACGGCCGACAAGCGCCCGCGTTCGGACGACGCCTATACGCCCGACGCCGTCGCCGGCCGCCGGCCCGATCGCGCGGTGACGGTATATTCGCAGCGTTGCCGTGAGGCCTTCCCCGGCGTGCAGATCATGGTCGGCAGTATCGAGGCCAGCCTGCGCCGGATCGCCCAGTACGATTACTGGAGCGACAAGGTGCGCCAGTCGGCGATCGTCTACGCCAAGGCCGACATCCTGCTGTACGGCAACGCCGAGCGCGCGCTGGTCGAAGTGGCGCATCGCGCCAACGCTGGCGAAAAGCTCAAGGACATGCGCGACATTCGCGGCACGGCCTTCATGAGCAGCCACGGCTGGATGCCGGCGCGCGACTGGGCGGTGCTCGATTCGACCACCGTCGATACGCCGGGACGGGTCGAAGCGCATCCCGATCCGTACGCGATGGAAGAAGAGAAACAGGCCGGCGCCGCCTGTGAAACCGGCGCTGCGCCGGATGCGCCGAAACCGATCCGCCTCGTCAGCAAGGCCGAACGCCTTGCCGCCAAGCAGGCCGAACGGCAGAAAACCGTGGTACGGATTCCGGCGTATGAAGCCGTCGCGCACGATCCGGTGCTGTACGCGCACGCCAGTCGCACGCTGCATCTCGAATCCAATCCGGGCAACGCCCGCGCGCTGGTGCAGCAGCACGGCGAGCGCGATGTGTGGATGAACGCGCCGCCGGTGCCGTTGACCACGCCGGAAATGGATTACGTCTACGGCCTGCAATACGCGCGCAATCCTCACCCTTCTTACGGCAAGGCGCATATCCCGGCGTGGGAGATGATCCGCTTCTCGATCAACATCATGCGCGGCTGTTTCGGCGGCTGTACCTTCTGCTCGATCACCGAGCACGAGGGCCGGATCATCCAGAGCCGCTCGGAAAAAAGCATCCTCACAGAGATCGAGGAAATCCGCGACAAGACCGACGGTTTCAAGGGCCACATCAGCGACCTCGGCGGCCCGACCGCGAACATGTACCGGCTGGCGTGCAAGGACGAGAAAATCGAGCAGAGCTGCCGGCGTTTGAGCTGCGTTTACCCGGGCATCTGCGAGAACCTCAACACCGATCACTCGCACCTGATCCAGCTGTACCGCAAGGCGCGGGCGATTCCGGGCGTGAAGAAGATCACCATCGGTTCCGGCCTGCGCTACGACATCGCGGTCGAATCTCCCGAGTACATCAAAGAGCTGGTCACCCACCACGTCAGCGGCTACCTGAAGATCGCCCCCGAGCACACCGAAGACGCACCGCTATCGAAAATGATGAAGCCGGGCATCGGCGCGTTTGAGAACTTCAAGCGCCTGTTCGAGAAGTACAGCAAGGAAGCCGGCAAGCAGCAGTATTTGATCCCGTACTTCATCGCAGCGCATCCGGGCACGGCCGACGAAGACATGCTGAATCTGGCGCTGTGGCTGAAGAAAAACAACTTCAAGCCCGATCAGGTGCAGGCGTTCACGCCGACGCCGATGGCATTGGCGACGACGATGTGGCACACCCGCCGCAACCCGCTGAAGAAGCTTGGCCGCAGCTCGGAAAAAGTCGACGTGATCCGCGACGGCTACCGCCGCAAGCTGCACAAGGCCTTCCTGCGTTTCCACGATCCGGAAAACTGGCCGATCCTGCGCGAAGCGCTGATCAATATGGGCCGCGCCGACCTGATCGGCAACGCGCCGCAGCACCTGATCCCGCGTGAAGCGCCGGGCGAGCGCCGCAGCCATGCCGCGCCGCGCGGTTCGCAACCGGTAGCTCAAGTCGCAGCCAAACCGCGCGTGCCCGCAGGTCAGCGCAAGATCGTGCTGCCGGGGCAGGGCAAGGGCAAGAAGACCAGCGGCAAGGCGCGCAGCGGGCGCTGA
- a CDS encoding YaiI/YqxD family protein, whose translation MQIWVDADACPRVIRDILCRAAERAQIRTVFIANQLLSVPPSKWISALQVPKGFDVADNEIVARVSAGDLVITADILLAADVIAKGARVLDPRGERMTVENIRERLSMRDFMQGLRDSGVETGGHSALNQGDRQAFARALDSWLARLPK comes from the coding sequence ATGCAAATCTGGGTCGACGCCGACGCCTGCCCCCGGGTGATCCGCGACATTCTCTGCCGCGCCGCCGAACGCGCCCAAATCAGGACCGTTTTCATCGCCAATCAACTGCTGAGCGTGCCGCCATCGAAGTGGATTTCGGCGCTGCAGGTGCCCAAGGGCTTTGACGTTGCCGACAACGAGATCGTCGCCCGCGTGAGCGCCGGTGATCTGGTGATCACCGCTGACATACTGCTCGCCGCCGACGTCATCGCCAAAGGGGCGCGGGTGCTCGACCCGCGTGGCGAGCGGATGACGGTGGAGAACATCCGCGAGCGGCTGTCGATGCGCGACTTCATGCAGGGGCTGCGCGATTCCGGCGTCGAGACCGGCGGGCACTCGGCGCTGAACCAGGGCGACCGGCAGGCGTTTGCAAGGGCGCTGGATAGCTGGCTGGCGCGTTTGCCGAAATAG
- a CDS encoding NIPSNAP family protein produces the protein MITCHLKYVVDATKMVEFEQYCRMWLPLIKKFGGIHHGYLLPSEGASNIALGSFSFPSLAAYEQYRIKSLEDPECQVAFRFSKETRCFLSYERTFFRPLFPE, from the coding sequence ATGATTACCTGTCATCTGAAGTACGTCGTCGACGCCACGAAGATGGTTGAATTCGAACAGTACTGTCGAATGTGGCTGCCGCTGATCAAGAAGTTTGGTGGTATCCACCATGGCTACCTGCTGCCCTCGGAAGGGGCGAGCAACATCGCGCTCGGCTCGTTCTCGTTCCCGTCGCTCGCTGCGTATGAACAGTATCGAATCAAGTCACTTGAAGACCCTGAGTGCCAAGTCGCCTTCCGGTTTTCCAAAGAGACGCGGTGCTTCCTGAGTTACGAACGAACTTTCTTCCGTCCGTTGTTTCCCGAGTGA
- a CDS encoding cupin domain-containing protein, with amino-acid sequence MSNLFENLPVALPGELFETLARSGAVRIERIVSHGQTSPDGFWYDQPESEWVVVLQGSARLRFDDEAADTELHVGDYVLIAPHRRHRVTFTEVPTVWLAVFF; translated from the coding sequence ATGAGCAACCTGTTTGAAAACCTGCCGGTCGCCTTGCCCGGCGAGCTGTTCGAAACGCTGGCGCGCAGCGGGGCCGTACGGATCGAGCGCATCGTCTCGCATGGCCAGACGTCCCCGGACGGCTTCTGGTACGACCAGCCCGAGTCCGAATGGGTCGTGGTGCTGCAGGGCAGCGCGCGCTTGCGTTTTGACGATGAGGCCGCCGATACCGAGTTGCACGTCGGCGACTACGTGCTGATTGCGCCGCACCGCCGGCACCGGGTGACGTTCACCGAAGTGCCGACTGTGTGGCTGGCGGTGTTTTTCTGA
- a CDS encoding DMT family transporter encodes MALIYSRLVLTTFFWAMMFHLAKYVVAFMSPLAIGGWRFLAAALILVPLVYWREGIDLAGLRRNLVPLLAMAAIGICGFNIALFYGLHSTSPVNGALITALCPALTVLLSALLNREPVSRRQMAGLGLGLAGVVTVISHGSVAALLALSFTPGDALVFCAALAMAVYSTIPRRFITGLAPLQVSAMTISFGGLLMSGVAQIVSPDFYTLPPHSVVAAIAAMSVLGTVLAYMWWNDGVARIGAARAAIFMNLIPIFTVLIGIALGQAVSGAQLAGTALVIGGVLYASSWPAAKPLAPALACPAS; translated from the coding sequence ATGGCCCTGATCTATTCCAGACTGGTATTGACCACGTTTTTCTGGGCAATGATGTTTCACCTCGCCAAGTATGTGGTCGCCTTCATGTCGCCGCTGGCGATCGGCGGCTGGCGCTTTCTCGCCGCCGCGCTGATCCTCGTGCCGCTGGTGTACTGGCGCGAAGGCATCGACCTGGCCGGACTGCGCCGCAATCTCGTGCCCTTGCTCGCCATGGCGGCCATCGGTATTTGCGGCTTCAATATCGCGCTGTTTTACGGCCTGCATTCCACCTCGCCGGTCAACGGCGCGCTGATTACCGCGCTGTGCCCGGCGCTGACCGTGCTGCTGTCGGCGCTGCTCAACCGCGAGCCCGTCAGCCGCCGGCAGATGGCCGGCCTCGGGCTGGGACTCGCCGGCGTGGTCACCGTGATCAGCCATGGCTCGGTTGCCGCACTGCTCGCGCTGTCGTTCACACCGGGCGATGCGCTGGTGTTCTGTGCCGCGCTGGCGATGGCGGTGTATTCGACCATTCCGCGCCGCTTCATCACCGGTCTGGCACCGCTGCAGGTTTCGGCAATGACGATCAGCTTCGGCGGCCTGCTGATGAGCGGCGTCGCCCAGATCGTCAGCCCCGACTTCTACACGCTGCCGCCGCACAGCGTGGTGGCCGCCATCGCCGCGATGAGCGTGCTCGGCACGGTGCTCGCCTATATGTGGTGGAACGACGGCGTCGCCCGGATCGGCGCGGCGAGGGCGGCGATCTTCATGAACCTGATCCCGATCTTTACCGTGCTGATCGGCATCGCGCTCGGCCAAGCCGTCAGCGGCGCGCAACTGGCCGGCACGGCGCTGGTGATCGGTGGCGTGCTTTACGCGTCGAGCTGGCCCGCGGCGAAACCGCTCGCCCCGGCGCTGGCCTGCCCGGCCAGCTGA
- a CDS encoding LysR family transcriptional regulator yields MKNMPELDWNDLKYFLAVARGGGLTPAAQALHSSASTVSRHMDALEKRLGVRLFMRQQRGYLLTDEGSALFEHVAEVERAMQAVERRSSEVAGLVKVATSETLGNHLLAPNLAGFAAQYPHAQVELVISRNLADLSRREADLALRMMEPGAAIVGNDYIAHPLGKVRFGLYATPALVAAHPDWRTMPYVTWDESWGYYSMGNWLIAQFGGRPPVLRANNLQAQYLAARTGIGLVMLPHFHGDADPLLQTVADMPEPAGRDLWIVYHRDLKASRRVLAMRSYVEALARRVLG; encoded by the coding sequence ATGAAAAACATGCCCGAGCTCGACTGGAACGATCTGAAGTACTTCCTTGCCGTGGCGCGCGGCGGCGGGCTGACGCCGGCGGCGCAGGCGCTGCACAGCAGCGCGTCGACGGTCTCGCGGCACATGGACGCGCTGGAAAAACGCCTCGGCGTGCGGCTGTTCATGCGCCAGCAGCGCGGCTATCTGCTGACCGATGAAGGCAGTGCGCTGTTCGAGCACGTGGCCGAAGTCGAACGGGCGATGCAGGCGGTCGAGCGCCGCAGCAGCGAGGTCGCCGGGCTGGTGAAGGTCGCGACGTCGGAAACACTGGGCAACCATCTGCTGGCGCCGAATCTGGCCGGTTTTGCCGCGCAGTATCCGCATGCGCAGGTCGAGCTGGTGATCAGCCGCAACCTGGCCGATCTCTCGCGCCGCGAGGCCGATCTGGCGCTGCGGATGATGGAACCCGGCGCGGCCATCGTCGGCAACGACTACATCGCGCATCCGCTCGGCAAGGTGCGTTTCGGCCTGTATGCGACGCCGGCGCTGGTGGCAGCGCATCCGGACTGGCGCACGATGCCCTATGTGACGTGGGATGAATCCTGGGGCTACTACTCGATGGGCAACTGGCTGATCGCGCAGTTCGGCGGCCGGCCACCGGTGCTGCGCGCCAATAATCTGCAGGCGCAATACCTGGCCGCGCGCACCGGCATCGGGCTGGTGATGCTGCCGCACTTTCACGGCGACGCCGACCCGCTGCTACAGACCGTCGCCGACATGCCCGAGCCGGCCGGCCGCGATCTGTGGATCGTCTATCACCGCGATCTGAAAGCGAGCCGGCGGGTGCTGGCGATGCGCAGCTATGTCGAGGCGCTGGCGCGGCGCGTGCTCGGCTGA
- a CDS encoding YaeQ family protein, translating to MALKATIYKAELNIADMDRGYYETHALTVAQHPSETPERLMLRLVAFARHASETMAFGKGISDDEEPALWQKNLVDEIEVMIELGQPDEKRIRRAAQRADEAWIYAYGGTRFAETWWAPMAGGFTRFDNLHVLAIDNDTLGALGAMLERSMRLQVTIQDGQLWLNDEKTTLLIEFETLK from the coding sequence ATGGCGCTCAAGGCCACGATCTACAAAGCCGAACTGAATATCGCCGATATGGATCGCGGCTATTACGAGACGCACGCGCTCACCGTCGCCCAGCACCCGTCGGAAACGCCGGAACGGCTGATGCTGCGTCTGGTTGCGTTTGCCCGCCACGCCAGCGAAACCATGGCTTTCGGCAAGGGCATCAGCGATGACGAAGAGCCGGCGCTGTGGCAGAAGAACCTCGTCGACGAGATCGAGGTGATGATCGAGCTCGGCCAGCCCGACGAAAAACGCATCCGCCGCGCCGCGCAGCGCGCCGATGAAGCATGGATTTACGCCTACGGCGGCACCCGTTTTGCCGAAACCTGGTGGGCACCGATGGCCGGCGGCTTCACCCGCTTCGACAACCTGCATGTGCTGGCGATCGACAACGACACCCTCGGCGCGCTCGGTGCCATGCTCGAACGCTCGATGCGGCTGCAGGTGACGATTCAGGACGGCCAGCTGTGGCTGAATGACGAAAAGACCACGCTGCTGATCGAGTTCGAAACGCTCAAGTAA
- a CDS encoding aminotransferase class I/II-fold pyridoxal phosphate-dependent enzyme, which yields MNLADVQAKYQAFKELGLKLDMSRGKPAPEQLDLSLPLLDALDGFKAADGTDTRNYGGIVAEARALFASLLDVPAPQVVVEGSASLSLMHDVLIYSMVYGQPGHAPWAGQSPAFICPVPGYDRHFGICEALGIRMINVAMTDNGPDMDEVERLVASDASIKGMWNVPKYSNPGGVVYSDETIRRLAAMKTAAPDFILMWDDAYRFHHLTAENIVSAGVIDACAAAGNPNRAWVFASTSKVTFAGAGLAALASSTENVAWWTKKSGIRSIGPDKINQLRHVRFLKDRAGVEALMVKHRDILAPKFDAVLAQFEAVLGGVEGVSWTYPKGGYFIDLVTPNGFAKQTIELAKAAGITLTPAGAAFPYGKDPKDAHIRIAPSFPSLKEITQAAEGIALALRLAIGR from the coding sequence ATGAATCTGGCGGATGTGCAGGCGAAGTATCAGGCGTTCAAGGAACTCGGTCTCAAACTCGACATGTCGCGCGGCAAGCCGGCGCCGGAGCAGCTCGATCTGTCGCTGCCGCTGCTCGATGCACTCGACGGCTTCAAGGCCGCCGACGGCACCGACACCCGCAACTACGGCGGCATCGTCGCCGAAGCGCGCGCGCTGTTCGCCAGCCTGCTCGATGTGCCGGCGCCGCAAGTCGTCGTCGAAGGCAGCGCCAGCCTGTCGCTGATGCACGATGTGCTGATCTACAGCATGGTTTACGGCCAGCCGGGCCATGCGCCGTGGGCCGGTCAGTCGCCGGCCTTCATCTGCCCGGTACCGGGTTACGACCGTCACTTCGGCATCTGCGAAGCGCTGGGCATCCGCATGATCAACGTCGCGATGACCGACAACGGCCCGGACATGGACGAAGTCGAGCGTCTGGTCGCGTCGGATGCCAGCATCAAGGGCATGTGGAACGTGCCGAAGTACAGCAACCCGGGTGGCGTGGTGTATTCGGATGAAACCATCCGCCGTCTCGCCGCGATGAAGACCGCCGCGCCGGACTTCATCCTGATGTGGGACGATGCTTACCGCTTCCACCACCTCACCGCTGAAAACATCGTCAGCGCCGGTGTCATCGATGCCTGCGCCGCCGCCGGCAACCCGAACCGCGCGTGGGTGTTCGCATCGACGTCCAAGGTGACCTTCGCCGGTGCCGGCCTGGCCGCGCTGGCCAGCTCGACTGAGAACGTCGCATGGTGGACCAAGAAGTCGGGCATCCGCAGCATCGGTCCGGACAAGATCAACCAGCTCCGTCACGTGCGTTTCCTCAAGGACCGCGCTGGCGTCGAGGCGCTGATGGTCAAGCATCGCGACATCCTCGCGCCGAAGTTCGATGCGGTACTGGCGCAGTTCGAAGCCGTGCTCGGCGGCGTCGAAGGCGTGAGCTGGACTTACCCGAAGGGCGGTTACTTCATCGATCTGGTCACGCCGAACGGCTTTGCCAAGCAGACCATCGAACTGGCCAAGGCCGCCGGCATCACGCTGACTCCGGCCGGCGCGGCGTTCCCGTACGGCAAGGACCCGAAGGACGCGCACATCCGCATCGCGCCGAGCTTCCCGTCGCTGAAGGAAATCACCCAGGCGGCAGAAGGGATTGCGCTGGCGTTGCGCCTGGCGATCGGCCGCTAA
- a CDS encoding AraC family transcriptional regulator, with amino-acid sequence MNESPLWTAGFRHFLGSRFMALALCDGPPPPPGDVARFALCLVQAGSARVEIGGISQLVTAPAALLFDETLRPSFEAARGLRCESVVFHPGIVNDVFEPAVLRAGGYTGTAMQDADVLDPFISGSPLRRCLALSPALAARASAALGQMRILLTRQDDLRWPCRTRAAWIELLFGLRAAWDATDPAQLLPSDERVACALQWVHDHYAESFTVETLARVVGCNRTTLNDGFRAHTGHSIRAYVVALRMRAAAQLLRDTLIPVGDVMAKVGYDNPSHFSRTFRSSTGLTPGAYRQRECWLD; translated from the coding sequence ATGAATGAATCCCCGCTCTGGACCGCCGGCTTCCGGCACTTTCTCGGCTCGCGCTTCATGGCGCTAGCGCTGTGCGACGGCCCGCCGCCGCCGCCCGGTGATGTCGCGCGTTTCGCGCTGTGTCTGGTGCAAGCCGGCTCGGCCCGGGTCGAAATCGGCGGCATCAGTCAGTTGGTGACCGCGCCGGCCGCCCTGCTTTTCGACGAGACATTAAGGCCAAGCTTCGAAGCCGCACGCGGCTTGCGCTGCGAGAGCGTGGTGTTCCATCCCGGCATCGTCAATGATGTGTTCGAGCCGGCGGTACTGCGCGCCGGCGGCTATACCGGCACGGCGATGCAGGATGCCGACGTGCTCGATCCGTTCATTTCCGGCTCGCCGCTGCGGCGCTGCCTGGCCTTGTCGCCGGCGCTGGCGGCCCGCGCCAGTGCGGCGCTGGGACAAATGCGCATCTTGCTGACCCGGCAGGACGATCTGCGCTGGCCCTGCCGTACCCGTGCCGCCTGGATCGAGCTGCTGTTCGGCCTGCGCGCGGCGTGGGATGCCACCGATCCGGCGCAACTGCTGCCCAGCGATGAGCGAGTTGCCTGCGCCTTGCAATGGGTGCACGACCACTATGCCGAATCGTTCACCGTCGAGACGCTGGCGCGCGTGGTCGGCTGCAACCGCACCACCTTGAACGACGGGTTTCGCGCGCATACCGGTCACAGCATCCGTGCCTACGTCGTTGCGCTGCGCATGCGCGCCGCGGCGCAATTGCTGCGCGATACGCTGATCCCGGTCGGCGACGTGATGGCCAAGGTCGGCTATGACAACCCCAGTCACTTCAGCCGCACCTTCCGCAGCAGCACCGGCTTGACGCCGGGTGCGTACCGGCAGCGCGAGTGCTGGCTGGACTGA
- a CDS encoding tetratricopeptide repeat protein yields MTAASSALAVALRHVGSHGAIAVQGVVVRVLLLLSFCSTLAIAAYPAEPAHRPGDYPEAARQYQAGAQAGDADAQYNIAMLLLNGEANSADDATAAYWLRFAAESGSAPAQFALGRLCETGRGLSRSQTEATRWFTQAAKQGHTEAQVNLATQYFLGRGAPQDMRRAARWYERAAEGGDVGAQYIVATLYERGDGVPRSLAQAWHWYRAAALQGDPAAAIRARDLGQLIVDRAQE; encoded by the coding sequence ATGACTGCTGCCTCATCCGCCCTTGCCGTCGCCCTGCGACATGTAGGCAGCCACGGCGCCATCGCCGTGCAGGGGGTTGTCGTGCGCGTGCTCTTGCTTTTGTCTTTCTGCTCCACCCTCGCCATCGCGGCCTATCCGGCCGAGCCAGCCCACCGGCCCGGCGATTATCCCGAGGCTGCACGCCAGTATCAGGCCGGCGCACAGGCCGGAGATGCCGACGCGCAGTACAACATTGCCATGCTGTTGCTCAACGGCGAAGCCAACAGTGCCGATGATGCGACCGCCGCGTACTGGCTGCGCTTTGCCGCCGAGTCCGGCTCGGCGCCGGCGCAGTTCGCGCTGGGCCGGCTATGCGAAACTGGTCGTGGCCTGTCGCGCTCGCAGACCGAGGCAACGCGCTGGTTTACCCAAGCCGCCAAACAGGGCCACACCGAAGCGCAGGTCAATCTGGCCACGCAGTATTTCCTCGGCCGCGGCGCGCCGCAGGACATGCGCCGCGCCGCGCGCTGGTACGAGCGCGCGGCTGAAGGCGGCGATGTGGGCGCCCAGTACATCGTGGCGACACTGTACGAGCGTGGTGACGGCGTGCCGCGCAGTCTGGCTCAGGCCTGGCACTGGTATCGCGCCGCCGCGCTGCAGGGCGATCCGGCCGCGGCGATCCGGGCCCGCGATCTGGGCCAGCTCATCGTCGATCGGGCGCAGGAGTAG
- a CDS encoding DUF3422 family protein, translated as MTATTVLKLNEYPQRRLLNDEAHARPFEPASTPGRISHIVYLNRNVSIEQECWLVGELCAWFRVPPPTPGPVHFSVDLGPLRFKWARHSEFSSLTFSQYGEAGEPFAGSALDLVPADWLAQMPGNILLAAHAVLLADADLSVPLEDISERYFDGHDLIGAQLGDGSGTAYTDFHLHAGGFSRYLVIDHSMGPRQAGRMVQRLFEIDTYRMLAFLALPVAKSISPELSDADHELAELTTAMSNARQDDEPALLDRLTKLASRIESALSLTDHRFSAAHAYYEIVRRRVGELRELRIQGVQPFNEFVERRLSPAMETCEAVARRQRVLAARVARASSLLRTRVDITHEKQNQALLESMNKRAHLQLRLQETVEGLSVAAITYYTVGLVGYAAKGLKSAGVHINPELATGVAIPVVALLVALGLRRMRKALMNEA; from the coding sequence ATGACCGCCACCACCGTACTCAAGCTGAATGAATATCCGCAGCGGCGATTGCTCAACGACGAAGCGCATGCCCGGCCATTTGAACCCGCCAGCACGCCGGGGCGAATCAGCCATATCGTTTATCTGAACCGCAATGTGAGCATCGAGCAGGAATGCTGGCTGGTCGGCGAGCTGTGCGCCTGGTTCCGGGTGCCGCCACCGACACCGGGGCCGGTGCATTTTTCGGTTGATCTGGGGCCGCTGCGTTTCAAATGGGCACGGCATAGCGAGTTTTCATCGCTGACCTTCTCGCAGTACGGCGAAGCGGGCGAACCGTTCGCCGGTAGCGCGCTCGATCTGGTCCCGGCCGACTGGCTGGCACAAATGCCCGGCAATATCCTGCTGGCGGCGCATGCGGTGCTGTTGGCCGATGCCGACCTGTCGGTGCCACTGGAAGACATCAGCGAGCGATACTTTGACGGCCACGACCTGATCGGCGCGCAACTCGGCGACGGCAGCGGCACCGCGTACACCGATTTCCACCTCCACGCCGGCGGATTTTCGCGTTACCTCGTGATCGACCACAGCATGGGGCCGCGTCAGGCGGGGCGCATGGTGCAGCGGCTGTTCGAGATCGATACCTACCGGATGCTGGCGTTTCTGGCGCTGCCGGTGGCCAAGAGCATTTCGCCCGAGCTGAGCGATGCCGATCATGAACTGGCCGAGCTGACCACGGCGATGTCGAACGCCCGGCAAGACGATGAACCGGCGCTGCTCGACCGGCTGACCAAGCTGGCCAGCCGGATCGAGAGTGCATTGTCGCTCACCGACCACCGTTTCTCGGCGGCGCATGCTTATTACGAAATCGTCCGCCGCCGCGTGGGCGAACTGCGCGAGCTGCGGATTCAGGGCGTGCAGCCGTTCAACGAGTTTGTCGAGCGACGCTTGAGCCCGGCGATGGAAACCTGCGAAGCGGTTGCGCGGCGCCAGCGCGTGCTGGCGGCACGCGTCGCCCGGGCATCGTCGCTGCTGCGCACCCGCGTCGATATCACCCACGAGAAGCAGAATCAGGCCTTGCTCGAATCCATGAACAAGCGCGCCCATCTGCAACTGCGACTGCAGGAAACCGTGGAAGGCTTGTCGGTCGCGGCGATCACCTATTACACCGTCGGCCTGGTCGGCTATGCGGCCAAGGGGCTCAAATCGGCCGGTGTCCATATCAATCCGGAGCTGGCGACCGGCGTGGCGATTCCGGTGGTCGCGCTACTGGTGGCGCTCGGCCTGCGGCGGATGCGCAAGGCGCTGATGAACGAGGCGTGA